DNA from Brassica napus cultivar Da-Ae chromosome C4, Da-Ae, whole genome shotgun sequence:
AATTATTGTCTTTATGCATTTTGATTTAGCTTTATGGTTTAGTCTTTTGGTTTACAAAAACACTATATGTAATATCTTTCTCATTTATGGGAAatcaataaaacattaaaacaatcTTCTAAACCATCTCTGTTCATCATCCACCATTAAGAATCTTTGCTCTTCGGGTTGATCCTTCTTCCTTCGTGGTCATCCTCTAGGCTTTGATTCTCCGATCTACGGGGTTCTCGGTGAACCTCTGGATTGGGTTTATCTATCATTACTGGTTTTCCTGTCTCAGAGCCGTCCATCCTCGGCAAATCGGTTTCCATGGCTGCTCAACGCAAGATGCCTCTGAAATATTCATGTGAGGAAGTTTATGACCGGGTGTCAAATGGGTTATGCATATTTTGTGATGATCGAGATACACCTGGTCATCATAATTTGAAGCACAAAGGAGTGAAGATTCTCGTGACTGAGACAACGACGAGCTCATCCTTGAAGAAAGCTTGGTCGAATCTGATGAGTTTGTTACCAAAACTGTGATGAAGCCAGATTCTTTCTATGAATCGCTGGAGAGTTTCACTTCAGATTTGCAGATCTTTGATGTTGCAGGACAGAaataagaacaaaacaaaagtgATGTAGATGATAACATGAGTTTCTCTCTTGGTAATAAGATCGACACATGGTGGGCGAACATACTCTAAAGGCTGATCGTATATGGGAACCAGGTGGATGTCTGGTCAAGACAGATCGACAGATGCTTCAGACTGAAGCAGTTTTACATGGCCAGGTACAATTTTCTGGGCCAGACAAGCTGAAGAACGATAAATTGCAGTCATGTATTGGTCTGAACTTATGTGAGTTTCGCGTTGATCatggagttgatatcttgtttTCTCATCAAATGCATCGTGTCAAGGACATATATGTATTGCCTAAGAAAATATTAAGCCAAGCTTGTCCGTATCAAAAGGCTCATCTTGTATGGGAGCCAGGTGGGTCTGTAGGCAAGCAAGCACCGTGGAACTGCTCAGACAAGTACCTCAAGCATGGTGTAGTGCTAAAGTTAAACGCCAAAACTCATGAGACTTGTTTACATAATACTTTGGAGGTGTTCTCGGCAGAAGAAACCCAGACTTGGATGGTGAATGAAAAGATGAGCTTCAAGGTACTTCCTGATCTTAATCTAGAAGTATGGGTTAAGCTAGCAGTTTatggttttaagtatcagaagCTTATGTCACTGCTTGTTCGTGGAGGATTAacagctatgtgtgctcttgcGATCGTAACGCCTCCGTTTGATATTAGCTTTGACGATACGGTTATCCAAGAGATGAGGAAATCATGTGTTCTAATAGTTGTAGGCTCTGCAACTATGAGAATGATGAGATGGCTTCACATGATAGAGTTGGTGTGTTCAATGATGATAAAGCTTGATGTGAAGATATTCTCAAGGCCTTTTGGAGATATGGATGCTCGGTTTCAAGAGGAGATCGTGACTACTGCTCTTGGGATTGGAGTTTCTCTTGAATGTTTAGAGCCGTACCTCAGTCATGATGAAGTGTTGGGGTTAACTACAAAGACTCATTTGGCGAAGGAAACTCGAGAATGGAGTAATCAATCGACGTTAAAGATTCAGGTATGCACTGATTTTAACTTAGCAGCGTTGATTGAGTTTGAGAGCTATGACTGGAAGTGTAAGGAGCAGATGATCATTCTCGTTGATCACAGTCCAAGAGTATGGGAACCTGGTGGAGTAGTTACTGAACATGATCAGTGGAAAGAGGTAGAGAAAGGTTACGCTTACGGTAGATTGACGAGCTTAGTGCAAGAGATGGTCTTTGAAGTCAAAGTCATGTATATGATTGTGAAGAACAAGACTGTGATTGTTACTGATTCACACGCTCTGGTACTTGCGCAGAAATGGTTGCTTCATCTCTTACATATCCAGGAATGTAGAGGTTTTTCTCTGTTAACTGCTATGCATTTatcccaagaagaagaagagtttcaTTATTCTAGAGGGATGGAACATGACTCATCAAGTTGTGTTACAAGACAAGACAGAAGTTGTGTGATATTGTTAATGAACTCTAGTGTAAGTGTTTTTGAGCAAACGAGACAGTCTGGTTTCTGAGAAGAAGATGACAGAGATCTCCACGGAAGTTTGTTATGACTCACGTTACGGCTCTTACTCTAATATTGGGGTATCAGCTGCTACATTCCAGGGTGAGCTCAATTCAGTTTGCAGACTTTTGCTTGGTGTTTTCTTAACACAACAAAGAAGGGACTGTGGCTTCTTCGGAGTCCTTAGGCAGTGGAAATGGTACCCTCCAGAACAGTTTTACAAGGCTCTGAGTAACAGGTCTGTACTGTTGTGGACATGGCTGAAAACAGCGAAGTTCTTTCCATGGTTGGTCGTTGATATAGCGAAGAAGAAATTAAAAGACACCTGCAACGTTTTCTGCAAAGCTCTTGTTCAGTGGATAGAGCATCCTCCAGACCAAGCTACATGGAGGTTTCATATATTTTCTGTCCAATGGATGAAGCATAAAGCTTACAAGAGCTGTGAAGGTGACACTCCCTGAGGGTAAGTCGTGGATGAAAGAGCTGGTAGTGGGAATTAACGAATACGTTGATCCTATTTATCACTTGACGGGAATTCTGTCAGAATATTCAGATGTGTACAGTTTTGGAATCCTTATGTTGATTCTTCTGATGGGAAAACCATCACTTCTGGATGATTCAGATGGGCACTTGGTTTTTGATACTAATATTCTCGTACATGTGAAGGATCTGCAGCAGAGAGGAGAACCTGTTGAATTCGGGGGTGATTCGAACTGACATGAGGCCTGGTCAGATTCTCGACCTGGCACTCGGATGCTGCGAGGAGAGGACTGAGGACAGGCCTAAGATGATCTTGGTTGCAAAAGAGATTAAGCTTAGCAAGCATCACTAGATTGTTAAAAAGTTCAAATTCTGAGGATGTTCAGACAGGAAGTTTGAGATTATGCTCATACTTTAGTTGTGTATTGTGTATTGCTGTCTCATTTCTTACCTTTAATACTATGTAACATTTGATTCTTGAGTAAAACTTTCATCTTGATTAAGAAAGAGCTTTTAGGGTACATAAATTTATCTTTGGGTTCTGAAAGCAGGCAGAACATGTGAGATGTTTCTCATTTTCAGAAAAGCTTGATGTTGAACTACTTAACAAGTGATGATCTTAGCACTGATTAGATCAGAAAGCAGGAAGCAGAGTTTTGAAAACTTGCTTAAAAATGATTCTTGTTGATATTGTTTATCAAGGATTACGCTATAAATCTGAAACCACATGAAATTTTGGTGTTGATCATTCAGACTCCATATGCAAAAGGGTGAACTTCAAACTTGTTAACTGAAAGATATGGACCTACTTAGGCCTCGTATAATATTTTCATGAGGAGGCAACTTTGATTGCCATTAACATTTTAAGACTGCAAAAGCATTTCCTTTACTGATCTCCGAGGAAACAGAGGGTCGTTGGACAACGGTAGCACACTTCTCAATGGCTCATTGCTTGATGCAATGGTATAACAAATCCTCCCCGAAGCTTTTCTTCTGATCATGATCAAGATGTTTCCTGAGGAGATGAATATGGAAATGTTGGGCCCGCTTTGATACCATGTAAACTCAGAGAGAAACTGTATTTAGTAAACTGTGTGTGGATCTCATTGATCACGTTGGATACATATACTCGACCTTCGTATCTTTACAAGGAGATTCTACTTTATCTACATCTACCGTGCATCTTTATCTTCTAATACATTGTACTTATCTCAACAACCTTAACAACCCGAGTCTCGGTTTGGTTTAGTAGACCTTACTAAACCATACCACTCTTAACACCTTTCACCTGGTCAAAGATACATACGATTAGGTTCAGGAGACAAGTACTAGAGGGAAAGAAAGCTTTGTCTTCTAGCGAGAAAAACCAACAAACTGATTTCAAACTTTTTCCCAGTCCCTTGGTTGAATATTCCAACCACTGACTTACATTTTTGGGTCCACATTTGCTGATAGTTCAATCCGTGTCAGGCAgaactaattaattaaaaaatgttttactgGTAATATGcaaaaggaaaaatatattgtgtcaatATTGGTGCACATAAAGCATTTCAGTGCAGGCTATCTCGACTGTCAACACTGTGATCATTTGTTTATTtgcataattttatatttttatttagtacaATACGTCAAATCAATGTACTTGTTGACGTAGTTGACTATTTGCACAATCGCTACGTAAGAGCAGGATTAACCCTGAGCCCCATTAAAAATATCTTAACtaatatttaatagtaattgtGGGCTAACAGACTTAGTTAAAAGACGGCCCAATTAAATGTGGTACAATGCTAGTCTCTTAATTTAGGgttcttaaaaattaaaaattaatatatataaaaaaaaattatttcttaaataaaacatgaatataacattttaaacattgatttgaaaataaaaacatgaaacaaagatgaaacaaagatgaaaaaacatgaaacatgaaacgagaataatttgaaagaacCATCGTAGttcagttgttgtcttcatcacgtccaaatttacgccatatatgtTCGACCAAATCATTTTTCAGctgttgatgcatttgtctatcacgaattctagtgcgaacacccatcatattggcgatgTTTGTAGGGACTGTATAATATGTGGaatcgacatgtgaacttccgttgTCTTCTGCTTCTTGGAACTCTGAAATGTCAaattgagtgtatccatctcgttcgtcttctgctatcatattatggagtatgatacaagctttcataatcttttcaattttgactttatccaaaaaaagtgctggatttctaacaatggtaAAGCGAGCTTGCaggactccaaaagcacgctcgacatcttttcggacagcttcttgttgttgagcaaataaaactgctttcaGACCTTGTGGTAATGAAattgattggataaaagttgcacatttcggataaataccatcagtgagatagtaagccaaataatactctcttccattgacagagTAAGTAACTTGTGGAGCTTGaccatttattatgtcatcaaaaacaggtgaacgatcaagaacattgatatcatttaaggtacctggtggtccaaaaaacgcatgccatatccagagatcatacgaagcaaccgcctccaaaacgattgttggtttacccgaaccccgagaatattgccctttccaagcggtgggacaattcttccactcctaatgcatacaatcgatgcttcctatcatcccgggaaatccacgataCTCACCAAtatcaagtagacgttgaagatcagcagGTGTAGGTCTTCTCAGGTACTCTTCGCCGAATAAAGAAATTATTCCGTCAACAAAATTCTCCAAACATGACCGAGTAGTAGTTTCACCGagtcggaggtattcgtcgaccgcatcAGCCGCACTACCATATCCCAAGACACGAATGGCtgctgtacacttttgaagtggagAGAGACTACGCCTGCCGAGACCATCTCTCTTTTGTTGAAagaattcaacttcattggaCAGTCGAGTAACAATGTGCATGAACAATGTCTTGTTCATTCGAAAGCGTCGTCTGAATAGATTTGGAGGATACGTTGGAGTTTcgctgaaataatcattccataaacgtaTATCGCAttcttcacgatttctttcgatataaattcttttttttctttttttcccctGTTCTTCTTGATCACCAAAATCGATGGAACATTTCTCGAACGCTTGCTCAAAATGTTGATCTAAttgttgatcaaaatattgatcaaaagtATCATTATTTGATCCATCAAATGTGTTatgagaagaagatgccattttGTAAATTTATCTTGTTTGTTGACGAAGGGGAGAATGAGTTTGAATGATTTCTAGTTTGGTGAGAAGGAGTGAATGAGTTTGACAAATTTTGTAAACGATGAGAAGGAGAGAATGAGTTGGTTTGATCTTTGTATGGTAAGAATGAGAAATTATGAAACGGTTTGATCTTTGTATGGTGAGAATGAGAGATAATGCGTTGTTTTGAGAATGAGAGAATGAGATATGAGTTTGTTACACAACTACAACATAACTTTATATAGATATCAGATAATTTGGCACAACTACAATCCGTGACACAAGTACtacaacaaaacaagaaaaaaagtcCATGACACAAGACTCCAAGACTACATGAACACAAGACTCCAAAAGTACATGACGACAACAAGACCACAAGAAACAGAGAATCCGTGATACTTCCACTCCCAACGCTCCACTTGACCTGAAAGTAAAGACAGCTAACAAGTCAAACTTTAACATTATACCAAGAATTTATACCATTTCTTAAGAAACAGAAAGTTAAACTAATCATCATTTAAGCATTTCTACCAAGAACAATAAACACAGAGTTAACAAGCCCAAGAAACAGAGAACTTACACTTACCTAATTGAACATTAAATCACTGATGAGTTTCTTTTTGAGGGTTTCTTCATACTCGGCTAGAGGTTCTTTTCTTGCAACAAGAGAGTCAAGTAGACTCAGCTTGTGCAACCTTTCCTTCTGTGCGAAATCCTTCTGTTTAATGTCCCATATATTGTGAAACTCATTAAGCGAACGCTCCTTTTCCACACTCTTCTTCCCACTGGCCTTTGCTGCCTTTACACCCGCGGGACGTTTGGTTTCAGTTGATTGAAGGCTGGGTGAATCTTCATTGTCTTCACACTTTCTTTTCTTACCATCGTTTTTAGCAGTAGAAACTTCACACCACTTTTGATCGTTACTCAATTCCTTCCAAGCGTGCTCTAAAGTGAATTTCTTCATATGGTTAATATAGAATATTTCATGAGCCCTTTTGAGGACATCATTCTCATTGCAACCACTACTTTTCTCCCTTGTTGCCGCCTCGTACGATCCACAGAACTTGCAGACCAAGTCGTTGATCCTGTGCCAACGTTGCTTACAGTGAGAAGCCTCTATTTTTTCGCAGCCAGCAAGCTTGGGACTTGCTGCAAAGTAGGCTGCAATTCTCTTCCAGAATGCGCCTGATCTTTGCTCGTTTCCAACCACTGGATCTTTGCTCGTGTTTAGCCAAGAGCTTATCAGCACAACATCATCTGTGCGAGTCCACTTCCTTCGTTCCCGACGCTCACCAACATCATCCACGCCTTGAGAAGGAAGTTGAGATGAAGATAGATCGACATTATCTTCATAGTTACCAAAGGAGATATTTTGTTGGCTATAAAGTAGCCCAACAAAGTTTGATGTTTGCGTAAATGGATTGGAATCCATCTCCAAAACATGCGCAAGTAAGAGATAGGAGAAGGAAAGAGTGAGGAAGTGAGACGAGAAGGAAAGAGTGAGGAAGTGAGAGAAGCAGAACAAGGTTAGAAATGAATTCAAGAAAGAGGAGGAGAAAATGACTTTAACCTTAGCACCGAGTTGACATCTAGCTACCACATTCATCACTACACCATTGATTCCTATCTAACTACAACCTAACGATAAGTATGACATTAATTACTCTCGATTCTATTAACAGCAGAAGCTAAAACATTATAATTAAGACAAGAGCAAAGAGTAACAATAACACAGAACAAAGACAGAAGTATCAATGCACAACCAAACCGAGGTGACATCTATCTACCACATTCAACACTATACCATTGATTTATACCTAACCACAACCTAATTACCCTCGATTCTACCATAACATTAATAACAATTCAAAGCAGAAACTAAATCGATTCTAGACAGAACAAGGACAGAACGCTAACCTGAATAAAATCCTTCTCCTTTGTTCGATGAACTTGGTTACTTCTCTTGATCATTCGAGTTTCAGACACAAATCAAAAGCATTTTGATCCATCCATCTGACAAACAAAGACACAGAAAAATTAGTCAACAGCCACAAACAAACTTGAAGAAACAAACTTGCAAAACAAATAAATCGAACTTGATCCATCTATCTCTGGCaacaaagaaaggaaaaaaaatttaatcaagaGACAGAATCGCacactacaaaaaaatctaCACACAGAATCGAGCACCACAACCAAATCAATTTTCTAAAACTTGAAGAACATGAATCAGAGCTTTACCTTTCCATTGGAGGAGAGCCACCGAGCTTGATGTCCCTCACCGTCGCAGAGAACCACCAAGAGACATAATCAAACGGACAAACCAATCAAAAGACATGCAACTTGATCAGAATAACAACAAGCAGAATCTAAAGACATGCAAAATTGAACACAAAAACAATTGATTTACCGTTTGATTCGAGGAGAGCCGCCGAGAGGGAGGTCCGTCGCCGTCCAGGAGAGCCACCGAGAGAGATGTCGCTGTCGAGAGCCACCGACTGAGAGATACAGAGAAATCAGAGAGACACCGAGAGAGAGGAGAAGTCGCCGTCGAGAGAGAGAATCCAGAGAAACGAGAGAGACCGACGGTTAGGTCTCCGACGAGAGCTACCCAGAGAGAGGGAGAAGCCAGAGAGCCGCCGATGTGTAGAGACTTCGCCGTCGAGAGAGAGAAaccagagaaagagagaatagAGGAGacacagagagaaagagacaacACCGTTTCAAACACCCTCTACCCACTCTGGCTAGGACACCTGTCTCCAAGTCACCGTTCCTTCCAAGTCCTAATTAGGAGGCGTCCCTAACGTAAATcactttttcctttttatttttaatgttaattaacCTAGAGACATCATTAAGGCACCCGGTTAATCCTACTCAAGTCGCAAACACTACAACTTGACCGGTTGACCCCGACGACGCTTAggaggaaaataaataaaaaaaataaaaaaataaaaagaaatggtATTGAAAGTTGATTAGTCTAACATACTTTGAGATCCACTCATTGCCATATTAACTGATCACTGGATCTCGATCCGCACAACCGCacggtttttttttcaattatttttatataaatattttagttttcaattctaaattggtatatattataatacatatgtgtctatcaatttttaaaacacaataagtttacggtatattttttcattgaatagattgtttcaaac
Protein-coding regions in this window:
- the LOC125585153 gene encoding glutathione S-transferase T3-like isoform X2, with the protein product MIKRSNQVHRTKEKDFIQMDSNPFTQTSNFVGLLYSQQNISFGNYEDNVDLSSSQLPSQGVDDVGERRERRKWTRTDDVVLISSWLNTSKDPVVGNEQRSGAFWKRIAAYFAASPKLAGCEKIEASHCKQRWHRINDLVCKFCGSYEAATREKSSGCNENDVLKRAHEIFYINHMKKFTLEHAWKELSNDQKWCEVSTAKNDGKKRKCEDNEDSPSLQSTETKRPAGVKAAKASGKKSVEKERSLNEFHNIWDIKQKDFAQKERLHKLSLLDSLVARKEPLAEYEETLKKKLISDLMFN
- the LOC125585153 gene encoding glutathione S-transferase T3-like isoform X1, whose amino-acid sequence is MNVVARCQLGAKVKVIFSSSFLNSFLTLFCFSHFLTLSFSSHFLTLSFSYLLLAHVLEMDSNPFTQTSNFVGLLYSQQNISFGNYEDNVDLSSSQLPSQGVDDVGERRERRKWTRTDDVVLISSWLNTSKDPVVGNEQRSGAFWKRIAAYFAASPKLAGCEKIEASHCKQRWHRINDLVCKFCGSYEAATREKSSGCNENDVLKRAHEIFYINHMKKFTLEHAWKELSNDQKWCEVSTAKNDGKKRKCEDNEDSPSLQSTETKRPAGVKAAKASGKKSVEKERSLNEFHNIWDIKQKDFAQKERLHKLSLLDSLVARKEPLAEYEETLKKKLISDLMFN